A single genomic interval of Oryza sativa Japonica Group chromosome 7, ASM3414082v1 harbors:
- the LOC4342828 gene encoding uncharacterized protein isoform X2 — protein sequence MVGPSGAAAASSSSSSTSSTTSSSSQSSSTRGGYMLSDRFYSPPHVRRQQMLLLQQQQLLQGQRPPSLSPSPATAPRAARQKPLPSPSPPPPPPAPAEAARQKEVERRVDAVVQSKPSVSPLPSSADVKRPPAAESAPEPARAAEEEAAGNLERFLSSTTPSVPVQYLPKTSMRGWRSGDAMNSSPYFCLGDLWEAFNEWSFYGAGVPVVLNGKDSVIQYYVPYLSAIQLYADPSKHSTRISESSSGTDADQLRGLENGGFQREDSESHFPSTRPLFEYLEKDPPYGREPLTDKVSILASKFPELMSIRSCDLLPTSWMSVAWYPIYRIPTGPTLKDLDACFLTFHYLSTATRSRDADPSTPACPPSGGFNSCMNAAGKLTLPVFGLAPYKLRSSVWSSNGPHEQQLAASLMQAADDWLRDRQVHHPDFRFFLTHYNTVWR from the exons atggtcgGCCCgtctggcgccgccgcggcgtcctcgtcgtcgtcgtccacctcctcgacgacgtcgtcctcgtcgcAGTCGTCGTCGACTCGTGGAGGctacatgctgagcgaccggTTCTACAGCCCGCCTCACGTCCGCCGCCAgcagatgctgctgctgcaacagcagcagctgctgcagggGCAACGGCCGCCTTCGCTCtccccctcgccggcgacggcgcccagGGCGGCGAGGCAgaagccgctgccgtcgccgtcgccgccgccgccgcctcccgcaccggcggaggcggcgaggcagaAGGAGGTAGAGAGGCGGGTGGACGCGGTTGTTCAGTCAAAGCCGTCGgtgtcgccgttgccgtcctCCGCGGACGTGaagaggccgccggcggcggaatcGGCGCCGGAGccagcgcgggcggcggaggaggaggcggcggggaatCTGGAGAGGTTCCTCAGCTCCACTACGCCATCCGTGCCCGTCCAGTACTTGCCCAAG ACAAGCATGAGAGGGTGGAGGAGTGGTGATGCTATGAATTCATCACCATATTTCTGCCTTGGAGATCTCTGGGAAGCTTTCAATGAGTGGAGTTTTTATGGGGCCGGCGTCCCCGTTGTGTTAAATGGCAAAGATTCCGTCATACAGTATTATGTGCCGTATCTCTCTGCCATACAACTCTATGCAGACCCATCAAAGCATTCAACAAGAATCAG CGAAAGTAGCAGTGGGACTGATGCTGACCAATTAAGAGGTTTGGAGAATGGTGGCTTTCAAAGGGAGGACAGTGAATCGCATTTTCCATCTACTCGTCCATTATTCGAGTATCTTGAGAAGGATCCTCCTTATGGTAGAGAACCTTTGACAGACAAG GTATCAATTCTTGCAAGTAAATTTCCGGAGTTAATGTCAATCAGAAGCTGTGATCTTCTGCCAACTAGCTGGATGTCTGTTGCATG GTACCCTATATATAGAATCCCTACTGGACCAACGCTCAAGGATCTCGATGCATGTTTCTTGACATTTCACTACCTATCAACAGCGACACGTTCCAGGG ATGCTGACCCCAGTACACCAGCCTGCCCCCCTTCTGGGGGCTTTAACAGCTGCATGAATGCAGCTGGTAAGCTAACATTGCCCGTCTTTGGACTGGCACCGTACAAGTTGCGGAGTTCTGTTTGGTCGTCGAATGGGCCTCATGAGCAGCAGCTCGCAGCCTCATTGATGCAGGCAGCGGACGACTGGCTCCGGGACCGTCAAGTGCATCATCCAGACTTCCGGTTCTTCCTTACGCACTACAACACCGTATGGAGATAA
- the LOC4342828 gene encoding uncharacterized protein isoform X3 — protein MVGPSGAAAASSSSSSTSSTTSSSSQSSSTRGGYMLSDRFYSPPHVRRQQMLLLQQQQLLQGQRPPSLSPSPATAPRAARQKPLPSPSPPPPPPAPAEAARQKEVERRVDAVVQSKPSVSPLPSSADVKRPPAAESAPEPARAAEEEAAGNLERFLSSTTPSVPVQYLPKTSMRGWRSGDAMNSSPYFCLGDLWEAFNEWSFYGAGVPVVLNGKDSVIQYYVPYLSAIQLYADPSKHSTRIRHPWEESDEESMDTSSESSSGTDADQLRGLENGGFQREDSESHFPSTRPLFEYLEKDPPYGREPLTDKVSILASKFPELMSIRSCDLLPTSWMSVAWYPIYRIPTGPTLKDLDACFLTFHYLSTATRSRDADPSTPACPPSGGFNSCMNAAGKLTLPVFGLAPYKLRSSVWSSNGPHEQQLAASLMQAADDWLRDRQVHHPDFRFFLTHYNTVWR, from the exons atggtcgGCCCgtctggcgccgccgcggcgtcctcgtcgtcgtcgtccacctcctcgacgacgtcgtcctcgtcgcAGTCGTCGTCGACTCGTGGAGGctacatgctgagcgaccggTTCTACAGCCCGCCTCACGTCCGCCGCCAgcagatgctgctgctgcaacagcagcagctgctgcagggGCAACGGCCGCCTTCGCTCtccccctcgccggcgacggcgcccagGGCGGCGAGGCAgaagccgctgccgtcgccgtcgccgccgccgccgcctcccgcaccggcggaggcggcgaggcagaAGGAGGTAGAGAGGCGGGTGGACGCGGTTGTTCAGTCAAAGCCGTCGgtgtcgccgttgccgtcctCCGCGGACGTGaagaggccgccggcggcggaatcGGCGCCGGAGccagcgcgggcggcggaggaggaggcggcggggaatCTGGAGAGGTTCCTCAGCTCCACTACGCCATCCGTGCCCGTCCAGTACTTGCCCAAG ACAAGCATGAGAGGGTGGAGGAGTGGTGATGCTATGAATTCATCACCATATTTCTGCCTTGGAGATCTCTGGGAAGCTTTCAATGAGTGGAGTTTTTATGGGGCCGGCGTCCCCGTTGTGTTAAATGGCAAAGATTCCGTCATACAGTATTATGTGCCGTATCTCTCTGCCATACAACTCTATGCAGACCCATCAAAGCATTCAACAAGAATCAG GCATCCTTGGGAGGAAAGTGATGAGGAATCTATGGATACTAGCAGCGAAAGTAGCAGTGGGACTGATGCTGACCAATTAAGAGGTTTGGAGAATGGTGGCTTTCAAAGGGAGGACAGTGAATCGCATTTTCCATCTACTCGTCCATTATTCGAGTATCTTGAGAAGGATCCTCCTTATGGTAGAGAACCTTTGACAGACAAG GTATCAATTCTTGCAAGTAAATTTCCGGAGTTAATGTCAATCAGAAGCTGTGATCTTCTGCCAACTAGCTGGATGTCTGTTGCATG GTACCCTATATATAGAATCCCTACTGGACCAACGCTCAAGGATCTCGATGCATGTTTCTTGACATTTCACTACCTATCAACAGCGACACGTTCCAGGG ATGCTGACCCCAGTACACCAGCCTGCCCCCCTTCTGGGGGCTTTAACAGCTGCATGAATGCAGCTGGTAAGCTAACATTGCCCGTCTTTGGACTGGCACCGTACAAGTTGCGGAGTTCTGTTTGGTCGTCGAATGGGCCTCATGAGCAGCAGCTCGCAGCCTCATTGATGCAGGCAGCGGACGACTGGCTCCGGGACCGTCAAGTGCATCATCCAGACTTCCGGTTCTTCCTTACGCACTACAACACCGTATGGAGATAA
- the LOC136357398 gene encoding uncharacterized protein produces the protein MDWLTKFKGVIDCANRTVTLINEKGETVVYKSPAPPKLGVSLNQIEVEIPVVTEEKSSRKLEDIPIICEYPEVFPEDLTTMPPKGEIEFRIDLAPGTAPIYKRPYKMAANELAEVKKQVDE, from the coding sequence atggattggttgaccaAGTTCAAGGGCGTCATTGATTGTGCGAACCGCACGGTCACCTTGATCAATGAGAAGGGAGAAACAGTGGTGTACAAATCTCCAGCCCCACCAAAGCTGGGGGTTtccttgaatcagattgaggtgGAAATTCCGGTGGTCACCGAGGAGAAGAGTTCgaggaaattggaagatatTCCCATCAtctgcgagtatccagaagtgttccccgaagacctcactaccatgccacccaagggAGAGATCGAATTCCGCATTGATTTGGCACCGGGAactgctccaatttacaagagaccgtacaaGATGGCAGCCAAcgagctagcagaggtcaagaagcaggttgatgagtag
- the LOC4342828 gene encoding uncharacterized protein isoform X1, whose amino-acid sequence MVGPSGAAAASSSSSSTSSTTSSSSQSSSTRGGYMLSDRFYSPPHVRRQQMLLLQQQQLLQGQRPPSLSPSPATAPRAARQKPLPSPSPPPPPPAPAEAARQKEVERRVDAVVQSKPSVSPLPSSADVKRPPAAESAPEPARAAEEEAAGNLERFLSSTTPSVPVQYLPKTSMRGWRSGDAMNSSPYFCLGDLWEAFNEWSFYGAGVPVVLNGKDSVIQYYVPYLSAIQLYADPSKHSTRISSESSSGTDADQLRGLENGGFQREDSESHFPSTRPLFEYLEKDPPYGREPLTDKVSILASKFPELMSIRSCDLLPTSWMSVAWYPIYRIPTGPTLKDLDACFLTFHYLSTATRSRDADPSTPACPPSGGFNSCMNAAGKLTLPVFGLAPYKLRSSVWSSNGPHEQQLAASLMQAADDWLRDRQVHHPDFRFFLTHYNTVWR is encoded by the exons atggtcgGCCCgtctggcgccgccgcggcgtcctcgtcgtcgtcgtccacctcctcgacgacgtcgtcctcgtcgcAGTCGTCGTCGACTCGTGGAGGctacatgctgagcgaccggTTCTACAGCCCGCCTCACGTCCGCCGCCAgcagatgctgctgctgcaacagcagcagctgctgcagggGCAACGGCCGCCTTCGCTCtccccctcgccggcgacggcgcccagGGCGGCGAGGCAgaagccgctgccgtcgccgtcgccgccgccgccgcctcccgcaccggcggaggcggcgaggcagaAGGAGGTAGAGAGGCGGGTGGACGCGGTTGTTCAGTCAAAGCCGTCGgtgtcgccgttgccgtcctCCGCGGACGTGaagaggccgccggcggcggaatcGGCGCCGGAGccagcgcgggcggcggaggaggaggcggcggggaatCTGGAGAGGTTCCTCAGCTCCACTACGCCATCCGTGCCCGTCCAGTACTTGCCCAAG ACAAGCATGAGAGGGTGGAGGAGTGGTGATGCTATGAATTCATCACCATATTTCTGCCTTGGAGATCTCTGGGAAGCTTTCAATGAGTGGAGTTTTTATGGGGCCGGCGTCCCCGTTGTGTTAAATGGCAAAGATTCCGTCATACAGTATTATGTGCCGTATCTCTCTGCCATACAACTCTATGCAGACCCATCAAAGCATTCAACAAGAATCAG CAGCGAAAGTAGCAGTGGGACTGATGCTGACCAATTAAGAGGTTTGGAGAATGGTGGCTTTCAAAGGGAGGACAGTGAATCGCATTTTCCATCTACTCGTCCATTATTCGAGTATCTTGAGAAGGATCCTCCTTATGGTAGAGAACCTTTGACAGACAAG GTATCAATTCTTGCAAGTAAATTTCCGGAGTTAATGTCAATCAGAAGCTGTGATCTTCTGCCAACTAGCTGGATGTCTGTTGCATG GTACCCTATATATAGAATCCCTACTGGACCAACGCTCAAGGATCTCGATGCATGTTTCTTGACATTTCACTACCTATCAACAGCGACACGTTCCAGGG ATGCTGACCCCAGTACACCAGCCTGCCCCCCTTCTGGGGGCTTTAACAGCTGCATGAATGCAGCTGGTAAGCTAACATTGCCCGTCTTTGGACTGGCACCGTACAAGTTGCGGAGTTCTGTTTGGTCGTCGAATGGGCCTCATGAGCAGCAGCTCGCAGCCTCATTGATGCAGGCAGCGGACGACTGGCTCCGGGACCGTCAAGTGCATCATCCAGACTTCCGGTTCTTCCTTACGCACTACAACACCGTATGGAGATAA